GCGATATTGATGATCTTCCCCGACTTCTGTGCGATGAGCCGACCCGCGGCCGCGCGGCAGCCGTTGAAAACGCCGACGAGGTTGACCTCGACGGTCCGGCGGAAGTCCTCCGGCGGCATCTCGGCCGCCGGGATGACCGTGGCGATGCCGGAGTTGTTGACCACGATGTCGAGGCGGCCGAGGGTCTCGGCCGCGTGCTCGACGAGGGTCTCGACCTGGGAATACACCGTCACGTCGGTCGGCACGACGAGCGCGCGCCGCCCGAGCTTTTCGATCGCCCTCGCGGTCTGCTCCAGCTCCGCGACCGACCGGGCCGCGAGCGCGACATCGGCGCCCGCCCCGGCCAGCGCCAGGGCCATGGCGCGCCCGAGCCCGCGGCTCGCGCCCGTGACGATGGCGGCCCTGCCGTCGAGCCGGAGGGCGTCGAGCACCGCGCTCACTGGTACAGGGCGTCGAGGGCTGCGTGGTGCCGCTCGCTGATCACCTTGCGCTTGACCTTGAGCGTGGGCGTCAGCGCGCCGTTCTCCACGGTGAAGTCCTCCGGCAGGATCGTGAACTTCTTGACCTTGGCGTAGGACTGCAGCTCGGAGTTCTTCGCGTCCACCGTGCGCTGGACGCGCTCGACGACCTTCGGGTGCTTCGCCAGCACGGTGGGGTCGCTGGCCATGATGCCCTGCTCGCGGGCAAACTTGGCGAGCTCCTCGGGGTTGAGCGTGATCAGGGCCACGGGGTACGGCCGCCGGTCGCCGTGGACCATGACCTGGCTGATGAATGGATCGCCCTTGAGCAGGTTCTCGATGTTCTGGGGCGCGATGTTCATCCCGCCGGCCGTAACGATCAGGTCCTTCTTGCGGTCGGTGATGAAGAGGAAGCCGTCCGAGTCCAGGCGCCCGATGTCGCCGGTCGCGAACCAGCCGTCCGGAAGGAACACCTCCTTCGTCGCGTCCGGCTTCTTGAAGTAGCCCTTGGCGATATTCCCGCCGCGGCCCAGGATCTCGCCGTCGGGCGCGAGCTTGATCTCCACCCCCGGCATCGGCCGGCCGACCGAGCCGAACTTGAAGCTGTCCTCCCGATTGTTGGTCAGCACGGGGCAGGTCTCGGTCAGGCCGTACCCCTCCAGGATGAGAATGCCGGCCGCGTGGAAGAACTCGGCGATCTCGCGCGACAGCGGCGCGCCGCCGGAGACGGCGAAGCGCAGCCTGCCGCCGAGCGCGGCGTGCATCTTGGAGAACACGAGCTTCTCGGCGATCTTGTACTTGACCGCGAGCGCCGCGGGCACGGGCTGCTTGGCCTGCTTGAGCCGCGACACTTCCTTGCCGACGCCCACCGCCCAGTTGAAGATCTTGCGCTTGACCGGCGAGCCGCCCTCGGCCCTCGCCATCGCGCCCGCGTAGACCTTCTCGAAGACGCGGGGCACGCTGCAGATGAAGTGCGGTCTGGTCTCGGGCAGGTTCTCCCTGAGCTTGTCGATGTTCTCAGCGAAGGCCGTGCAGAGCCCGCGGTGGACGCCGATGAACGACTCGAGCCGAGCGAACGAGTGGGCGAGCGGCAGGAAGAGCAGGTGCACGTCGCCCTCCGCGATGGTCGTGGTCTGGGCGGCCGATTCGAGCGCCGACACGTGGTTGCCGTGGGTCTGGACCACGCCCTTCGGCGGCCCCGTGGTGCCGGACGTGTAGACGATCGTCGCCACGTCGTCGGGCTTGGTCGCGGCCACGCGCTCCGCCAGCTCCGTCTTGAGCGACTCC
The nucleotide sequence above comes from Candidatus Rokuibacteriota bacterium. Encoded proteins:
- a CDS encoding SDR family NAD(P)-dependent oxidoreductase, translating into MLDALRLDGRAAIVTGASRGLGRAMALALAGAGADVALAARSVAELEQTARAIEKLGRRALVVPTDVTVYSQVETLVEHAAETLGRLDIVVNNSGIATVIPAAEMPPEDFRRTVEVNLVGVFNGCRAAAGRLIAQKSGKIINIASVLGASGMPGYAAYSASKGGVIALTRTLAVEWARHNIQVNAMAPGWFVTDMNSRAFDDAKVRERLLRDVPARRTGRLEEIGPLVVYLASSASDYMTGQTVFLDGGHSAA
- a CDS encoding long-chain fatty acid--CoA ligase, with amino-acid sequence MADTTLARIFWDRVEKSAARPAQQFKRRGVWETLTWREVGEAVREIAAGLVALGRRPGEAVGILSSSRAEWVQADFAVFSAGCVTIPIYPTYPPDLIQYIVNDAGVKTLIVEDPVQLAKVLEADTNMPGLDQIVVIQGYEGKEPSPRIFTWEALRRLGRDRAESLKTELAERVAATKPDDVATIVYTSGTTGPPKGVVQTHGNHVSALESAAQTTTIAEGDVHLLFLPLAHSFARLESFIGVHRGLCTAFAENIDKLRENLPETRPHFICSVPRVFEKVYAGAMARAEGGSPVKRKIFNWAVGVGKEVSRLKQAKQPVPAALAVKYKIAEKLVFSKMHAALGGRLRFAVSGGAPLSREIAEFFHAAGILILEGYGLTETCPVLTNNREDSFKFGSVGRPMPGVEIKLAPDGEILGRGGNIAKGYFKKPDATKEVFLPDGWFATGDIGRLDSDGFLFITDRKKDLIVTAGGMNIAPQNIENLLKGDPFISQVMVHGDRRPYPVALITLNPEELAKFAREQGIMASDPTVLAKHPKVVERVQRTVDAKNSELQSYAKVKKFTILPEDFTVENGALTPTLKVKRKVISERHHAALDALYQ